AGATGTCAAAGAAGGGGGCAATCTGAGAGCTGTGAGAAAGCAAGTAAAGAAGAGGTGGCTGAGAAGACTAGGTTCTGCAGCCTGCATTGTGGATGGTTGTATGATAGCCAATGATTCCTATTCAATTACCAGGGCAAGGACTCGAAAAGTTAGGGTTCAACCTCAAAGAAAGCAATCAAAGGAATTGTCAGCTCTTTAGATGGAACAAGATATACAGGCCCATGAGGGTTCAAtcttaacaatgaaatttagtCCCGGTGATCAATACCTAGCAAGTGCTGGTGAAGATGGCTTAGTGTGTGTGTGGCAAGTGGTGGAGTCAGAGAGATCAGAGGATTTTGAAGCTGCTGATTATGATCCTTCATGTGAGTACTGCACCATGAATAACCTTTATGAATTTGTTCCTGTTTGCATGGATAAAAAGAATAAGGGTAAACTGAAGGGTGTACGGAAAACATCAGACTCAGCTTGTGTCATTTTTCCCCAGAAAGTTTTTCAAATACTGGAGAGACCAATCCATGAGTTACGTGGACATTGTGGTGAGGCCTTAGATCTCTCATGGTCAAGGAATAAGGTTAGTGCTTTCTCACAAGCAATTCACTTCTTGTTCTCTGAAACATATTTGGGCATCTAATTACCTGTAATGTGTGCAGTATCTCTTGTCATCCTCTGTTGATAAAACTGTTCGCCTGTGGCAAGTGGGATGCAACCAATGCCTCAAAGTATTTTCCCACAATAATTATGGTACATCCTTTGCTCCTTGTTGTAGTTTCTTGAAAGCTATTTCTGGTGTAAGTATACAAGGTACTGTTGACTGATAGCTTGTGGCATTTTAATCTTGTCcctttttggttttaattttgtgcTACCATGCGATACAGTCACGTGTGTTCATTTTAATCCTGTGGACGATAATTACTTCACTAGCGGTTCAATAGATGGGGAAAGTATGTATTGGGCAATTTCTGATTGCCAGGTTGTTGACTGGACTGACATCACTGAAATAGTCACAGCTATTTGTTTTCGTCCTGATGGAAAGTTATGGCGAACTTTTTCCTTCATTATTTCCTTAGAATGATAGCTTAATGTCTGCAATTATAATGGTTTTCGGTATACTATCTTCTCCTTTCATGCAGGGTACAGTTGTTGGCTCCATGGCTGGCAATTGTCAATTTTATGATGTCTCAGGTACATGTTTATTACCCAGCCTGTTCTCCTGTAACAATTAATGTCTGGAGATTCAAATTATTCTTTTGCTCTTTTTTCCTTATTTGAACGTGAGAAGCTTCAGCTTGTTGCCTGGAATTTTTGGCTGTATTCTtgtgaattaatattttaagcttaatttttgagtaatttaattgtgtttatgaattgaaatttttaccaaaaGTGATCATGGAACCTCAGCCTTTGcttaagttattttcttttatatggaTCTTTTTGAAGAGGAGGAAGATGAAAGGATTCCTAATATCTGTGATTCCTATATCTAACTTGTGCTAAATAGACTTTGGAGCTGTTTCTGCTGCATGGAATCTTTTGATTCATGTTTGAGTTGTAATCTTAGTGGATTACCTggatatttattgttatatacTTGAGCTGTGATTCTGGTTGTTATATAGTCGGATTTTCTATTTGCCCAAACCACATATGATTTCCATTGAAACTCATGATGGATGTGTATTTGAAAGTTGATAGGTTAATTCATATTATGATGCAGGGGGTTGCTTTGGTGAACACTAAATGGTCTTTTTTGCATGGATCAGATAGCCTACAACTGTATGCTCAAGTATGCTTACAGAGTAAGAAGAAATCTCCATGAAAGAGGATAACTGGTTTGCAGGTGATCTTTCTCATCTGTTTTATCTTATGGCATATTTGATGTGCGTGTTCTCAAGCTTTTCTTATTGCTTGTTGAATATTTTACAAAGTGATGATATAATCTGTGCAGTTGTCTCCTGCTACTCAACTAAAATGATGGTCACTTCTGCTGATTCACAAGTCCGAATTCTTCATAGTGTAGATACAATCTGCAAATTCCAAGGTTGGTAattatttccttattttaatGTCCTTTAGTCAGGTATGGTTCACTGAGTAGCTTTTGTGCAAATATAGTAGGTTTGTCTGTTTGTTAGCTTACAGACTCTTCATAAAATGTTCATGGCCtcaggcatttttttttttttttggggtaaacCTTGGCAGTATGAaggatttcttttttctcttgcaGCAATTGTTTGATATAACAGAGAATGTGCATTCTTATTGCAAAATAGACAACCTTATTTTCTTTGTATATGTCTCTTTGGACCATTAATGCTTTAGTCAACATCTTTTCCCTATGTAGCTCTTGAATTTCCTCTTAAAGCCTTTTACTTTTTTTCAGGCCTGCATAACTCTGGGAGTCAGATATCAGCATCATTCACCTCAGATGGGAGGCATGTTGTCTCAGCAAGTGATGACTCAAATGTCTATATTTGGAATTATGTTAGTCATGATGGGCCTGTGCTCCAAACTAAGAAAATTTGGTCATGTGAGCACTTTTTCTCAAATAATGTGTCTGTTGCCATTCTCTGGTGTGGGATGGCATGTGGGAACTCCATCTTATCAAGCTTATCAGGAGCCTCTGCACCCTTTGGAGTTCCAGATAACTTACAGGGATGCGGGAACATAGGTCACAGCAACCAGAGTTGGGTGTGAGTTCTCAATGCAAATTACCATTCTCTTCTCCTGAACGTTTTCTGCTGAACCCCAGAATACTTTCCAAGTCCTTGCCCGGGGGATCTGCAACCTGGCCTGAGGAGAAGCTTCTCTCTCCAAGCTCAATGGTTGTATCGACTGCAATGCATAAATCCTGGTGCAAGTTTCTCAAGACATCTTTCAAAAGCCCTCATGGTTCTCCCCATGCATGGGGTCTGGTTATTGTAACAGGTGGTTGGGATGGACGGATCAGATCATTCCAGAATTATGGATTACCCATACGCCTTTAGACGTAAACTTTGACTACCTATTCTTAAACTGGATTTTCAGCTGCAATCCCCACCAGAGCAAATCCTGGATGGAATAGGTAAACATATGAATGAGCTCTATGCATACCATGTTAAAAGGCAATCCTGGTTCTTTGGCACGAGGTTCATAGGCACCTGAAATCCCACCAGAGCAAATCCTGGATGGAATAGGTAAACATATGAATGAGCTCTATGCATACCATGTTAAAGGCAATCCTAGTTCTTTGGCACGAGGTTAATAGGCACCTATAGGAGTTTTACAATAGAATCAGATGTTCATTTTTACAGTATTAGGTTGGTATAATATATGGGTggtttaaatgtaattataccattatttgatttgtttatgtAGAAATAGCCCCATCTACCTGTCTCGACAGAAGGATCATACCCCATCTGGTTTAGATATGGATTGATTTAAGAAGGGAGATATTCTGTGGGGACTTTtaaagatgatatattataaaatgagaaTGAATGAGGAGAAATAAGAGAAGGGAATAGTGGGGATGCTTTCCTCATTGTATGTTAGTTGGGTGGTTGAATGGTTAGTGTCTAGTGGTGCATTTAGCCTGTTGCCCATGTGCTCGGGCTGTCACTGGAGTCAATTGTGTCCGTCCACCATTCTGTTCGGGTTTCATAGCCACAAACACCCGTTCAGGTACGGCTGCAGCTACTGTAATGAGTCATTCTATCCTTAAATATATTACTTTTCGAAAggaaatatttgttattatttattatttatttattctcagCGATACAGTACTGGACTTGAGATATTTTAGTGTGAAgtatcataattattttttaattaaaactaatattcaTAAAACTAGATTTTCGACAACTGGGTTGTCTTTTTggctgtaaaatattaaaaattcaagtttttgtaatttcttaataGTGATAGAacattctaaaaatttattaaggccaaaggatttatttccatccaaagtatcttattttttcaaatttttacttcttaattatgaaaatctcaaatacccatttataagAAATCAAGTCCATTAGttttaagaacaaaatcatcttttcatttgtaatattaaaaaaaaaaaatctttttacctcctcaaaactctaaaaactaaaagtttacaCTCTAtgtcaagtttttaaaaaatgatattttttctttagggtttagtttttaatcccTAAAGTTAAATTTGACGCTAGCATCCCCGACAAAGATTTTTCAACGTATTATTAAGTTCCTATAGTCTCTTTCTCCTCCTCTGAAACATCAATTGATAAAAAATCTCGTTtaaaaagacaaagacaaagacaaagatctTGTCTTTGTCTATTAAGATGATTATCTTCCTTGacgtctttttttcttttagaaagaCAAAGAGTTTCGTCTCTTTAGTTTCATTCGATTTTGATTAGGTATTCAATCAAGAGAAGAGAGATCGTTAGAGAGAGAGGTTGTTGACATTGATgctgaagtttgaaaactaaacctacgatggaaaatattaattttttaaaatttagtttataagagaaatagttaatttttaagatgtaggaaagaaaaaaataaaattttaaagagttaaaattttattaattttaatcacctataaatagatgaatatgatttttaaaataaaaaaaaaaaacagcgtAAGATAATAAGGCACTTTGGAtgaaaaatacccttatggccatttattaatattattattgtggTTGGTTTAATTCGTGAGATCAAACGATAAGAAACCTCAAATGTCACATCATCACGAGGttcaaattctaaataaatttggccatctttaaaatggttttttttggggccaaaggactatttcccacccaagatatgcttatttttcaaatacatttttattaattttgaaaatcctttTTACTTATTCATAgaccgttaaatttaactaagccccttagttatattattttttctgttaaactttaaaaattaacaatttttcctcacctcaagttttcaaaaaactaaatttttctcCTAATGTTTCCAAATCTTTAGATTCTATTTTTTCGATGACAACTAACgatctttaaatatctattctttctttctaatGGCTCCTCCTTCCGATCATATATCTCTCGAAGTCATGTGGCATTATCGTCAATGAAGACGACGCTTCTTTGTCtcgatgaagacgactcgtcttcatTGACGACAATGTCTAGGAGGGGAAGACGATGCACGGTCAGAAAGAGGAGACGTCGGGGAGAAAGAGACATCGCCTGAAGATCATCGatcattattgaaaattcaatccgaaagtttgaaaatcctagagaaaaaaatattatttttaaaaacttggattggaaaaaaattattaatttttagagtttaggagaaaaaattaaattaaattaaagtttatttttaatattacagattaaataataattttatccttaaaattatttttttaatagtctatagataaataaattaaattttcaaaattagtatAGGGGATCttaaaaaaagcataccttgggtgggaaatagtcctttggcccttttttgttttgtttacttcttcttcatcttcttctactACTTTTTGTGTGGTGATAATTGAAGGCGACTTTGCAGAGAGCCTAAGGGGCAGAGAGTGCCCCTTAGTTGCATTGTCAATGTCAAGGCATTTGTTGTCTTATGCATGCCTTAATGAATAATGGCCCACACTAAATGTCCAGAACCAGAACTTCGCAGTTTCTAAATGTCCACGTATCACTAACCATTTTTCTAACTATGGGAATCTTGTCTCGCTCGATCTACGCAACTCAATTTCAATTTGGTCAATGAATCAGCAATGTCTTCCCTTATTTGGGGCAGGAAAATGaggattttctttttattaaatttggaaACATGTCCACGtgaagtgaaaataataaattttatatgtaattttattaataaaattatagatatttattatatatatataaataggtatatatcattaaataattaaataattttaagttaaaaataaaataatatttaatcacataatgatatatcatatatatatttatatataaaaaaaataaatacatatattattattctaattttatttcatttgggTGCAGGAATatcataatgataaaaaattagatcCATCAAGTGACATAAAAGTTATTTGAAGAAGTGATCAGTGGAATATgagtttctttttattttaaataattaaataattttgtattaaaaatggcatatattttcaaagaatagtattatatgcataatttttatgtataaataaaaatatgttatcatatgattaaataattgaaaattaaagataaaataatacataattatttgataatatattattatttatataaaaaattatacactaaattatgtatataatattattgatatccAAAATAGAGGTGTTTAAAAGGGTTTTTAACTTGCTTGTtactttgattattattattaaaaaagataatgattatttttcatccatttattttgatgaatgacaacttttttcatttcaaattttatatactttttcactttttgttaaaattcaagcattaattttaatatttagaaaagtatttatgtcaatttgttatatatataaatattatatagttaatataacttacatttctaaaatataaacaaaataatttttttattaacttaaatatttaccacttaaactcatatttttaatagaaaaatcaaaaccttaaaatataaatttaaaattaaagcaaTTACTGATGATAAATAACTTTGGCAATGATTACAATAGCATCGAAAGTGTACTATTCATCTTAAATCATGCTATCTTAGTATGATTTtggataaaatcataatattttagtatGATTTTGAATGAATCATGCTATCTCATAGTAATTTTGGTTTAAGGTGTGATTTCTATTGAATCATACCATCTCAATATGACTCGGTCAGAATCATAACGGAATGATATAATTTAACTGAAATCTTACATCATTGTGATTGATGACtattttttcaagatttatttttaaatcataagtcttaaaaataacataaattagaGGTGAAAGtttataatatgttaaataaagttttttttttttttgggtaaaatggTATCTAACTTTAATAAACATTGAAAACAAAgagtaattttttctttataaacaaagagTAATCTTATAAATTAGCAATTTTACTGTTATGTATCGTGCTTAGAGGCTAAAGTGGGATGTGTAATAGGACAAAAAATGGGCCTCTTAAAATCATAAATGCATGGTGGTATGTTTCCCACTGAGTATAGGCTCGCCACAATTAAATGGGTGTTTCGGCTTTGGAAGGGCAAgactcaaaattaagtttaagtgGCAGAAGATTCAAATATAAAGAGGAGTGGACCATCTCCTAGCTATTATTGTCCGTCCTGTCAGTTCGACATTTTTACAAAATCATGCAACATAAATATGGATCCCCATTAATTCACTCTTATAAATGAGattatattcataataatatttctttttcctttcaaagTAGAAGAAAGGATCGATTAAGAAAAGTGTAGGAGCATAATTAAGGACATTATACCTCGTTTCTCTTTTGTGGGAGCATTTAAAGATCAAAATTTAAGACATGACTAACTAGTCCTGTCAGGATGCATTTAGGCTATTATATCAAGAAGGTAACATTTAATTAGTGGCTGTGTCCCAAGTGAACTGTACTCCAGAGGCAGCCACTAACATGgcattaaaattttgtaattatacacTCCGTATCGCCAGCCGCTGTCTattgtctttttctttaatgttaTGACCCATATTTcaggaatgaaaagaaaaacaataactatctatttttatcactctgatttgttaattttactattttagcTGCTTTATTTTTTGTCCTCTTTTGGGTAATGCAGTCTAACAGAACTAGATCTTGTGGTCACAGAGCAATTTTGAGTGTTGAATGTTGGCCGAGATCAGCGGGGCAATGCTTAGGAAATGTTCTCTGTTAACACATAGACACAGAAGCCTTATCATCCATTGTCCAGGATCTCAAATTTAACTTGAAGCCCTTTTGATATCCAATATTTTAATGGATAGgagaaaagaaatattagaGACCACCGCCACCGAtccataaaatcaattgaattggGACAGAGAACTGAATGAGAATAATAATAGTGTAGACACAACCAGCCATTCATTCGTAGAGAGTTTATCGTGATCatcataaagaaaataaaaaatcaagggTCTGCTTCTCTTACTGTACGAAACAGCGCATGCCCCAGATATGAACACGGCGATACCCTCGATCATATATAGTCTGAATAATTGGCTGGACAGAAGCTTTTTGTGCCGCTACTGTTTGAACGGTTGGCTTCCCTGTTTAGCCGGCGGCCTTCTGTGCGAAGAagcatcaataaaaaatttaacatgcTTTCAAAAATGTTCAAAGAACTAGGAAAAAACGTTAACTCTTGAAATCATTCATTGGCATTCGTACGGTCCTTCATTAATTAGAGAACGACTAAAGGCTACTGCACAATTATTCATACCCTAACTATCATCCACCTGTCAACGTACTTAATtggtataataaataatactaatttgaTAAAGAATAAGCGTATAAGGAATATACAAATGagtgattaatatttttcttaatctattTTTGCTGAAACTATTAAATCCGATATCTATTTTTGGTGAGAGGAACCATATATTGTTAACAATTTAGTATCATTACGGAGTATAATTCTATCTATTTACCTAAAGTAACTGTCTGCTGCGAAGACTTGTCTATACATGTGAAGGAACAGAATCTTGATAGAGGCATAGAATTTTGTCAGATATGCTCTAATTTGGGAGCATATAATGCCAATGCTCTGACAAAATGTCAAACTATATTCAGGCATATGTGGGTCTGCAATGCATGCAGTGGAAGGGCAGATGGCAAGAAGAGTCGTTGAGAAACGTGTGCAGTGCACGAGAGTAAAGTGAAATTGTGAGAATATAAATACCCCTACGTTTTAGCAAATACGTATCATATCGCACTTTCCTTCAGAGATTTGCAGCCAAACCGCCATTCTTAATTATATGAAGTGACCACGGCGCTTGTTTGGAAACTCTCACTAAATATTGCAAAGAAAAGATTCTTGTAAGTCCGATTATATGGTAACGGTTAGCAGCATCGATCACTGGATCCTGTTCTCTGCCAGTCTAATAAATTCTTTCATTATCTCTCTCTTCTgatattttctgaaaaaaaaaaaaatgggaagGTCTCCTTGTTGTTCTAAGGTTGGGTTGCATAGAGGTCCATGGACTCCAAGAGAAGACAATTTGCTTACCAAATACATTCAAGCACATGGTGAAGGCCGCTGGAGATCCTTGCCTAAAAAAGCTGGTAATCTCATCGCTAGTACTATTTTTCTCGCTGATTTTGCTATATTGGGGCTTATGTTAATGTATGGATTTTCTCCTGTGTGCAGGGCTTCTTAGGTGTGGAAAGAGTTGCAGATTAAGATGGATGAACTATCTAAGGCCAGATATCAAGAGAGGGAACATAACCCCTGATGAAGAGGATCTTATTATCAGATTGCATGCGCTACTTGGAAATCGATGGTCTCTCATTGCAGGAAGGCTTCCAGGTCGAACCGATAACGAGATAAAGAATTATTGGAACACCCATGTCAGCAAGAGGCTAAGAAGCCAAGGAACCGATCCAAACACCCATAGGAAATTATCAGATGAGCCAATTAGTCAAGATGCTAGGAAGAGAAGAAATAGCAAAAATGGTAACCACAAAAAGAAccagaataataataatatgacgGTGATCCAACCGTCAGGGGAGCCACGAAAGCACAAGGTTCATCTCCCAAAGCCCATTAAGGTCACTTCTTTGGTATTACCAATGGATGAAAGTTTTAagtttaatgatttatttagtACTGTTTCAAATGGCCATGGAGAACTGGGTACAGAAGTTCCTCCTCCTAGTTTCAAAGACAGAGATCATGGAGCTGGGTATTTCGTGGGCAATTGTGATGACGACATAATTAACGGAAGTGATTTCGAGTACCAAATATCTCAGGTATTCACCGGTGAAAACACATTAGACAAGCTTTACGAAGAATATCTGCAGATTTTGAAGAATAAAGATGACGAAATTCAGCTAGATTCACTTGctgaatcatttttaatttgaagaaaacaaaaaaaataaaaacattttgtgAGCTTGTGCATGCTTTTAATGTTGAAGGAAGGAATTAAGTTCTtgcattaaagtttttttattattgttaatggTAACTGTGATTTGGCATGGGAAATTATACCTTAATGAACTGACGATTGCTTGGCACAGATACTGATcaaaatatgaacaataattctTACTCTTAAATATCTTGGGatctgattttatatataaaatccatGGGGACCTGCTTATTCTTTTATGAAATTGTATTTGGTAAGAGAACTGGAGatttatactttaaaattacttttaaatatcCATCGGTACTTGCGTTGGATGACGAAGACTCGAAGTAAATGATACACGTTGGCACGGACCAGATTCAATTTCCCCATTTGGATAATTATAGGAAACCAAACATTTCCCAATTAAACCAACCTTTTGTTTAATTACAGAGCTAGTCTAGGATCCACACTAAGCAAAGGAGGATagatataatatgttattgtacTATGAAGTGccattttaacattaatttagaatcattcaattattgaatgatatatataaatttttatttatttatttatttaaaataaatatacataatttattaatttgtaattgaaataTCCTTAAGATGACAATGACAACACGGTATGGACTAAGATGCCTTGCATAATTGGACACAATTGCAAAAAGTCTTTCTTGTCATGTTTGTCACATGAAAAGAAATGTCGCATTCACTCATTTTATGTATAcagttttaagtatataattacatataaattatatataaagttgaatgattattttctaccaaaggtttgatgcaaatccAACTTTTCACTTGTTAATtatcgaaaatttaaatacccacctatgtGTTAAATTTCATGTTATTGTCAAGGctaaaattgttgtttaataaaaatatttaaaaaaattaaaattgatcaCATTTCcaccccctaaatttaaaaactaacgattcccccacccaaagtttgaaaaacttacctTCTCTCCCTAAGGTTTTTCCAGCATGCTATTGGCAACAACATTCTCCCTCCCTCTCAGCTTCTCTCTTAATCGCGCTCTATTTCTAGCCATCATCGGCCAAAGAAACTAGTCAATGAAAACAAATCATTCATCTCCAAACGAAGAGGAGATTCATCTTTGTTGATTGATAATGGTCGAAAATGAAACACAATTGAGAGAGAAGTCGGGAGGGAGAACACTGTCGTCACCATCTCTGACCATTAATAGTGATGGCTAGAAAAACCCTAgaagaaaatgttgatttttcaaaccttaagtgagagaaaatttgttagatttttaaatttataggggagaaatatgataaatttttaggttttttaaatattttagtaaataataattttacctttgacaataacattaaaatttaataaatagataaatatttaaatttttgatagttaaaagataaaaaattgactttgcatcaaaccttaggtgaaaaatgattatttaactgatatataacaatataattaattattaaatcattcaattatataatattatcaaaataaaaaatagttatttatcttatataaaataatgtaattgaatattaaatcaTCCAAATTATGGGAtgattatcaaaatcaaatggccaaaggacaatttcctacccaaactatgctgaactCTCAAAGTTTCcaccgttaactttgaaaatcctattgaCCCACCCATGGGCCTTTAAATTTAACTGAGTTCGTTGgtcatatcattttcccttCCAAACCCCTAAAACTAACACTTTTCCCCtaatccaagttttcaaaaattgcattttcccccctaagatTTTCAGacttcagatccaattttttcagTAACGACCGATgatctccaagcacctactTTCCCTCCTCGACGACCCCTCCTTCCGGTCGTACACTTCCGACGCTCCTAGGCTTCGTcgagacaaagacaaatcatcttcgttCAAAGACGAAGACAACGCGTCTTCGTCGAGACGAAGACAAATTGTCTTCGTtcagagacgaagacgatgTCTTCATCCACGACGAAGACTCTTCATCGAAGAAGAGTCTTCGTCTCTGAACAAAGACGATTTGTCTTTGTCAAAGACGAAGACGTGTCGTCTTCATCAACGACGACACCAAGAAGGGGAAGATGTCGCACGGTCGGAAAGAGGAGATGTCGGGAAGGAAGATATGTTGCCTGGAGATCGTCGGTCATTGTCGAAAAATTCAAtccgaaagtttggaaaccctagtggggaaaatgttgtttttgaaaacttgggttgggaggaaaattgttagttgttagaCTTtggaggtaaaaaaaaaattaaatttaagtttatttttaatattacagataaaatgatgattttgcccctgAATTCATTaacctaacattttttttaatagcccATGAATAGATAAACatgtttttcaaagttaacagatgTGAATTTGTAGAAAAAACAtaccttggatggaaaatagtcctttggacaaatcaaattataatccGGACTTtttgtcaaaatcaaattgaatattaaatcattcaattaaataGACGCGGTTGATGTCCAAGACTCACTGTGCAGGCCCACAGTTTCATCTTTTTGTTGCCTTGTCGATGTGCGCTATGAATCACCACAAATTTAACAAGACcgtatataatatgatattgaGAGATCCCTTTCAATTTTCTACGGACCAAAAACTTAATGTTTGAAGCCATGCTGTTGGCAATTATGTATAGCTGTTTCATTTAATGTCATCACCTGACTCTGTCCCCAATCTAGATCGTCAATTATTTTCATcggtgattaaataatttaattagcgTGACCACTTGGATTAAATGTCACATGAATCATGCataaaataggccaaatgactttcctacccaaggttttgTGCAAACATAATTTCTCATCTATTAATtatcgaaaatttaaatatttatctttcaattaaatttcactgttattatcgaaggtaaaattattatttaagaaaaatattttaaaaactaaaaatttattacattttcacctctaagtttaaaaacaaacaaatttccCCCCTTAGAGTtcgaaaaatcaatttttccttCAAGGGTTTTTTCAGGATGCCACTGAAGATCGGATATGATAACGACGACAGcgttctctctct
This sequence is a window from Mangifera indica cultivar Alphonso chromosome 5, CATAS_Mindica_2.1, whole genome shotgun sequence. Protein-coding genes within it:
- the LOC123217103 gene encoding myb-related protein 308-like encodes the protein MGRSPCCSKVGLHRGPWTPREDNLLTKYIQAHGEGRWRSLPKKAGLLRCGKSCRLRWMNYLRPDIKRGNITPDEEDLIIRLHALLGNRWSLIAGRLPGRTDNEIKNYWNTHVSKRLRSQGTDPNTHRKLSDEPISQDARKRRNSKNGNHKKNQNNNNMTVIQPSGEPRKHKVHLPKPIKVTSLVLPMDESFKFNDLFSTVSNGHGELGTEVPPPSFKDRDHGAGYFVGNCDDDIINGSDFEYQISQVFTGENTLDKLYEEYLQILKNKDDEIQLDSLAESFLI